Proteins from a genomic interval of Lactococcus protaetiae:
- the rlmB gene encoding 23S rRNA (guanosine(2251)-2'-O)-methyltransferase RlmB codes for MENTDLIYGLHAVTEALNVDTVNKLYIQEDLRGKNVEKVKELARVKKVNISWTPKNEINKMTENGVHQGFVARVSEFAYAELDNILSVLTEKSEATILILDELTDPHNLGSIARTADATGVDAIIIPKHRSVGITPTAVKASTGALQYVPVVRVTNLSQALDRLKAEGFWIFGTDMDGTSYPKWNTAGKVALVIGNEGHGIGQNLKKQVDEMITIPMIGHVQSLNASVAASILMYEIFRNRK; via the coding sequence ATGGAAAATACAGATTTAATCTATGGCTTACATGCAGTGACCGAAGCACTAAATGTTGATACTGTGAACAAGCTTTACATTCAAGAAGATTTACGTGGCAAAAATGTCGAAAAGGTAAAAGAGCTTGCGCGAGTTAAGAAAGTTAATATTTCTTGGACACCTAAAAATGAGATAAATAAAATGACTGAAAATGGAGTCCATCAAGGATTTGTGGCTCGTGTGTCTGAATTTGCCTATGCAGAACTAGACAATATTCTGTCAGTGCTGACAGAAAAATCAGAAGCGACAATTTTGATTCTGGACGAACTGACAGACCCTCATAATTTGGGTTCTATCGCCAGAACAGCAGATGCAACAGGTGTTGATGCAATCATTATTCCAAAACATCGCTCAGTTGGAATTACACCGACAGCGGTTAAGGCTTCAACTGGTGCGCTGCAATATGTTCCTGTTGTTCGAGTGACGAACCTTTCTCAAGCACTTGATCGGCTAAAAGCAGAGGGATTTTGGATTTTTGGTACAGATATGGATGGTACTTCGTATCCAAAATGGAATACTGCTGGAAAAGTTGCCCTGGTTATAGGCAATGAAGGACATGGTATCGGACAAAATCTCAAAAAACAAGTAGATGAGATGATTACCATTCCGATGATTGGACACGTTCAAAGTCTAAATGCCAGTGTCGCAGCTAGTATTTTGATGTATGAAATTTTTAGAAATCGAAAATAG
- a CDS encoding NAD(P)/FAD-dependent oxidoreductase: MKKIAIIGGGIIGMTLANYIDTTQYEVILFDSQKNQATQASAGIISPWLSKRRNKKWYQLAKDGAAFFEQLVRDFDLPAEVYEQCGTLFLREPDELERLKQLALERKKEAPEIGEIQLLSPEETVDFFPLLKELPSLYISGGARLDGKSYLEHLKRRAMARGVKFVTEEASLHRVGEYWGIESTSENIEVKELILCAGPALKNLLSSIDYETDVRPQKGQLLSFETTFDTGNWPVAFLDGEADLIPFQKGKILLGATHENEAGWDLKPTQAAFEQLTQGVERFVRDSSFTRGKAQYRVGTRAYTSDFAPFFGPIMNEKGLIVACGLGSSGLTVGPYIAYLLAQYLNHPEEVWEVSKYQKEMTNYVIKKNDNQ, translated from the coding sequence ATGAAAAAGATTGCAATTATTGGTGGCGGAATTATCGGAATGACGTTAGCAAATTATATTGATACGACACAATATGAGGTCATTTTATTTGATTCTCAAAAGAATCAAGCGACTCAGGCAAGTGCGGGAATTATTTCACCGTGGCTCTCTAAAAGGCGAAATAAGAAATGGTACCAGCTTGCTAAAGATGGCGCTGCATTTTTTGAACAATTGGTTAGAGATTTTGACTTACCAGCAGAAGTCTATGAACAATGTGGTACGCTCTTTTTGAGAGAACCAGATGAGCTTGAAAGATTGAAACAATTGGCGCTGGAAAGAAAAAAGGAAGCTCCAGAGATTGGAGAAATTCAATTGCTTAGTCCAGAAGAAACGGTTGATTTTTTTCCACTACTAAAGGAATTACCTAGTCTTTATATTTCTGGTGGTGCAAGATTGGATGGCAAGTCTTATTTAGAGCATTTGAAACGGCGGGCGATGGCTAGAGGAGTGAAATTTGTCACTGAGGAAGCAAGCTTGCACCGAGTAGGTGAGTATTGGGGAATTGAGAGTACGTCTGAAAATATAGAGGTAAAGGAGTTGATACTCTGTGCTGGGCCAGCACTTAAAAATTTATTGAGTTCTATTGACTACGAAACGGATGTTAGACCTCAAAAAGGACAGCTCCTTTCTTTTGAAACTACTTTTGATACAGGAAATTGGCCAGTTGCATTTTTAGATGGTGAAGCAGATTTGATTCCATTTCAAAAGGGGAAGATTTTACTTGGTGCAACACATGAGAACGAAGCGGGTTGGGATTTAAAGCCTACTCAAGCTGCATTTGAACAATTGACACAAGGAGTAGAAAGATTTGTGAGGGATTCTAGTTTTACTAGAGGGAAAGCTCAATATCGAGTAGGAACAAGGGCTTATACTTCTGATTTTGCACCATTTTTTGGACCAATAATGAATGAAAAAGGGCTTATCGTAGCATGTGGTCTGGGTTCATCGGGTTTGACAGTGGGACCTTACATTGCTTATTTGCTAGCTCAGTATCTTAATCATCCAGAGGAGGTCTGGGAAGTATCAAAATATCAAAAAGAAATGACAAATTATGTGATAAAGAAAAATGATAATCAGTAA
- the pepC gene encoding aminopeptidase C has protein sequence MTLTKDFTQKLYENFAENTKLRAVENAATKNGLLSSLEVRGSHAANLPEFSIDLTKDPVTNQKQSGRCWMFAAMNTFRHKFINEFKTEDFEFSQAYTFFWDKYEKSNWFFEQIINHVNMDDRRLKFLLQTPQQDGGQWDMMVAIFEKYGVVPKSVYPESQASSSSRELNQYLNKLLRQDAEILRYTIEQEGDVQAVKEDLLQEIFNFLAITLGLPPQSFDFAFRDKENNLIKFEGTPKEFYSKFVNVDLSDYVSVINAPTADKPYNKSYTVEFLGNVVGARDVKHLNVDMERFKKLAIAQMQAGETVWFGCDVGQESNRSAGLLTMDAYDFKTALDIEFTQDKAGRLDYGESLMTHAMVLAGVDLDSEGNPVKWKVENSWGKDAGDFKGYFVASDSWMDEYTYQIVVRKEFLTEEELTAYESEPQVLLPWDPMGALA, from the coding sequence ATGACTTTGACAAAAGATTTCACACAAAAACTCTACGAAAATTTTGCTGAAAATACAAAATTACGTGCAGTAGAAAATGCAGCAACAAAAAATGGTTTGCTTTCTAGTCTTGAAGTACGAGGTTCACACGCGGCTAACTTGCCAGAGTTTTCGATTGATTTGACAAAAGATCCAGTAACGAATCAAAAACAATCAGGACGTTGCTGGATGTTTGCAGCAATGAATACTTTCCGTCACAAATTTATCAATGAGTTTAAAACTGAAGATTTTGAGTTTTCACAAGCCTATACTTTTTTCTGGGATAAATATGAAAAATCAAATTGGTTTTTTGAACAAATCATCAATCATGTTAATATGGATGACCGTCGTTTGAAATTTTTACTTCAAACTCCCCAACAAGATGGGGGTCAATGGGATATGATGGTTGCGATTTTTGAAAAATATGGTGTGGTACCAAAATCAGTATATCCTGAATCACAAGCATCATCGTCATCTCGGGAACTTAATCAATATTTAAACAAATTACTTCGTCAAGATGCAGAAATTTTACGTTATACTATTGAGCAAGAAGGTGATGTACAAGCCGTTAAAGAAGATTTATTGCAAGAAATTTTTAATTTCTTGGCAATAACTTTGGGATTACCACCACAAAGCTTTGATTTTGCCTTTCGTGACAAGGAAAATAACTTGATTAAATTTGAAGGCACTCCAAAAGAGTTTTATAGTAAATTTGTAAATGTTGATTTGAGTGATTATGTGTCAGTCATTAACGCGCCAACGGCAGATAAGCCTTACAATAAATCTTATACTGTCGAATTTCTTGGAAATGTTGTCGGTGCGCGTGATGTGAAGCATTTGAATGTTGATATGGAACGCTTCAAAAAACTTGCAATCGCACAAATGCAAGCAGGTGAAACAGTTTGGTTTGGCTGTGATGTTGGTCAAGAATCAAATCGGTCTGCGGGTCTCTTGACAATGGATGCTTATGATTTTAAAACAGCACTTGATATTGAATTTACCCAAGACAAAGCTGGGCGCTTGGACTACGGAGAAAGTTTGATGACTCATGCCATGGTTTTGGCTGGTGTAGATTTAGATTCAGAAGGAAACCCTGTTAAATGGAAAGTTGAAAATTCTTGGGGTAAAGATGCAGGGGATTTCAAAGGTTACTTCGTTGCTTCGGATAGTTGGATGGATGAATATACTTATCAAATTGTTGTACGCAAAGAGTTTTTGACTGAAGAAGAACTTACTGCCTATGAATCAGAACCACAAGTTTTACTTCCGTGGGATCCAATGGGAGCTTTGGCTTGA
- the yqeK gene encoding bis(5'-nucleosyl)-tetraphosphatase (symmetrical) YqeK: MENRDRLIEKVHDFLNSEKLFEHSLAVATTAEKLAVEYDYDRNKAYIAGLLHDIGGVYPNDERVERAENFGISLLAEEYEFPLIIHQKLSKWLAKEKFKITDIEILEAVECHTTLRANYTKLDLILFLADKISWDGGDNAPFKEGLLYSLEDSMEAAALYYINFIKQAGLKVVHPWLIEAQTELSDRLKKLSL; encoded by the coding sequence ATGGAGAACAGAGATAGATTGATTGAAAAAGTTCATGATTTCTTAAACAGTGAAAAATTATTTGAGCATTCGCTTGCGGTGGCAACAACGGCAGAAAAGCTTGCTGTTGAGTATGATTATGATAGGAATAAGGCATATATAGCTGGACTTTTGCACGATATTGGTGGAGTTTACCCAAATGATGAGCGCGTAGAGAGGGCTGAAAATTTTGGAATTTCTCTATTAGCTGAGGAATATGAATTTCCGTTGATTATCCACCAAAAATTGTCAAAGTGGTTAGCCAAGGAAAAGTTTAAGATAACAGATATCGAGATTTTGGAAGCTGTTGAATGTCATACAACACTGCGTGCAAACTATACAAAGCTTGATTTAATTCTATTTTTGGCAGATAAAATCAGCTGGGATGGTGGAGATAATGCTCCCTTTAAAGAGGGGTTGCTTTATTCACTCGAAGATTCAATGGAAGCTGCAGCATTGTATTATATTAACTTTATTAAGCAAGCAGGTTTAAAGGTTGTTCATCCATGGTTAATTGAGGCACAGACGGAGCTTTCAGATAGATTAAAGAAATTATCGTTATAA
- a CDS encoding YbjQ family protein: protein MIITTTNTIDGVEIKGYKGIVFGEVVAGVDFIKDFKASFTNILGGRSKSYENELIQGREEALEELKQRATALGAGAVVGVKVDYETIGNGGNNMMMIIASGTAVEI from the coding sequence ATGATTATCACAACGACAAATACCATTGATGGTGTAGAGATTAAAGGATATAAAGGAATTGTCTTCGGCGAAGTTGTCGCTGGAGTTGATTTTATCAAAGACTTTAAAGCAAGTTTTACAAATATCTTAGGCGGTCGCTCAAAATCTTATGAAAATGAATTGATTCAAGGACGAGAAGAAGCACTCGAGGAATTAAAACAACGTGCAACAGCCCTTGGAGCAGGCGCAGTGGTTGGTGTTAAAGTAGATTATGAAACAATCGGCAATGGTGGGAATAATATGATGATGATTATTGCTTCTGGCACAGCTGTGGAAATTTAA
- a CDS encoding 5'-methylthioadenosine/adenosylhomocysteine nucleosidase encodes MKLGIICAMDEEIRVLIENLENAEKHTRHGRTFHTGSIGRHEVVLVESGIGKVMSALAVALLVEIFEVDAIINTGSAGAVAQGLNIGDVVVADKLAYHDVDVTAFGYAFGQMAQQPLYFESSKYFVSELKKVLDGVHIGLITSSDSFISSPSRIIEIKKHFPDVLAVEMEGASIAQAATALDKPFVIIRAMSDTADHDANVKFDEFIIEAGRKSAKGLISLLNKMV; translated from the coding sequence ATGAAATTAGGAATTATCTGTGCAATGGATGAAGAAATCCGCGTACTTATTGAAAATCTAGAAAATGCAGAAAAACATACACGTCACGGGCGTACTTTTCATACGGGTTCAATTGGTCGCCACGAAGTTGTATTGGTAGAGTCTGGCATTGGTAAAGTAATGTCTGCGCTCGCTGTGGCGCTTCTTGTTGAGATTTTCGAAGTGGATGCTATTATCAATACAGGATCGGCAGGAGCTGTAGCTCAAGGATTAAATATTGGTGACGTTGTTGTTGCTGATAAGCTGGCTTATCATGATGTGGATGTCACTGCTTTCGGTTATGCTTTTGGTCAAATGGCTCAACAACCATTATATTTTGAGTCAAGTAAATATTTTGTTTCTGAGCTGAAAAAAGTTTTGGATGGTGTCCATATCGGCCTGATTACAAGTTCTGACAGCTTTATCAGTAGTCCCTCACGTATCATTGAAATTAAGAAGCATTTTCCAGATGTCTTGGCAGTTGAAATGGAAGGTGCATCAATTGCACAAGCTGCAACAGCTTTAGATAAACCATTTGTTATCATTCGTGCAATGTCTGATACAGCTGACCATGATGCTAACGTGAAGTTTGATGAATTTATCATTGAGGCAGGGCGAAAATCAGCCAAAGGGCTGATTAGTCTACTAAATAAAATGGTATAA
- the macP gene encoding cell wall synthase accessory phosphoprotein MacP, giving the protein MPRPLLTDDIIEQAKQDKKRLDQKLQKELENDREIAEKYDNIERELSKNSVYKSRRIENAKVKKRGKIINKWLWIVTVIVILLGIAFVWYYF; this is encoded by the coding sequence ATGCCTAGACCACTTTTGACAGATGATATCATTGAGCAAGCAAAACAGGATAAAAAAAGACTTGATCAAAAGTTACAAAAAGAACTTGAAAACGACCGTGAAATTGCAGAAAAATATGACAATATTGAGCGAGAATTAAGTAAAAACTCAGTCTATAAGAGCCGGCGGATTGAAAATGCAAAAGTAAAGAAACGCGGGAAGATAATCAATAAATGGCTTTGGATTGTTACTGTGATTGTGATTCTTCTTGGAATCGCATTTGTCTGGTATTATTTCTGA